One window from the genome of Echinicola vietnamensis DSM 17526 encodes:
- a CDS encoding TolC family protein, with translation MMRKFFTAVVFSCGFLGALHAQDIASMSLEECIQIGLENNLELQRSLLNQTNNETNLKEAKLRRYPSLSASSSYRYNWGRSINPVTSVASLVDFGSAGLNASTNMTLYAGGQINNSIQQAKTDLEVGEKNVEAARNNITLNIVNLFVNVVFAKEQVNVAESQLEVTSQQFERTQKLVEAGALPLSDQLDLEAQNATSAMELTNAKNNLRLAKLNLSQAMQLPFEEEFDVAVPELEAENYMISNDDVDEIFSIAVTLMPEIEAAELGMESAEYGVKIAKGGLLPTLGLGGSIGTNYTDNFEDPQTGEPRPFKDQLSLNLNEGLGVSLNVPIFNNGSNRASLQRARVQKYLSEISVQEARNQLRQDIETAYTNAVASRQSYESSTVRVSSLEEAFRMAQKRFEVGVINAVDFQVAQNNLFNAQADLLQAKYEYIFRVKVLDFYLGNPLTL, from the coding sequence ATGATGAGAAAATTTTTTACTGCAGTAGTTTTCAGTTGCGGTTTTTTGGGTGCATTGCATGCACAGGATATTGCTTCTATGTCGTTGGAGGAGTGTATCCAGATCGGACTCGAAAATAATTTGGAGCTGCAGCGGAGTCTGCTTAACCAAACGAATAATGAAACCAATCTAAAGGAAGCAAAGCTTAGAAGGTATCCTTCCCTGTCTGCTTCTTCTTCCTATCGATATAACTGGGGTAGGTCCATTAACCCGGTCACCTCAGTGGCCTCTTTGGTGGATTTTGGTAGTGCAGGATTGAATGCATCCACCAACATGACCTTATATGCCGGTGGACAGATCAATAATTCCATTCAGCAGGCAAAAACAGACCTAGAGGTTGGCGAAAAGAATGTGGAGGCTGCCAGGAATAATATTACGCTAAACATTGTCAATTTATTTGTCAATGTAGTCTTCGCAAAGGAACAAGTAAACGTGGCCGAATCCCAATTAGAGGTGACCAGCCAACAGTTTGAAAGGACTCAAAAGCTCGTGGAAGCAGGGGCATTGCCGCTGTCCGATCAGTTGGATCTGGAAGCTCAAAATGCGACCAGTGCCATGGAGCTCACCAACGCGAAGAACAACCTGCGATTGGCTAAACTGAACCTTTCCCAAGCGATGCAATTACCATTCGAAGAGGAGTTTGATGTGGCTGTTCCAGAGCTGGAAGCAGAAAACTATATGATCAGCAATGACGATGTTGATGAGATTTTTTCCATAGCCGTCACGTTGATGCCTGAAATTGAAGCTGCCGAGCTGGGGATGGAAAGTGCTGAATATGGTGTAAAGATCGCCAAAGGTGGTTTGTTGCCCACTTTGGGATTAGGAGGAAGCATTGGGACTAATTACACCGATAATTTTGAGGATCCGCAAACGGGAGAACCACGGCCTTTTAAAGATCAGTTAAGTCTTAATTTAAATGAAGGCCTGGGGGTAAGTCTTAATGTTCCTATTTTTAACAACGGTAGTAACAGGGCTAGTTTACAGCGAGCAAGAGTGCAGAAGTACCTTAGTGAAATATCCGTTCAAGAGGCACGGAACCAACTGAGGCAAGATATCGAAACGGCTTATACCAATGCAGTGGCCTCTCGCCAATCATACGAGTCCTCCACGGTGCGGGTCTCGTCGCTGGAGGAAGCCTTCCGAATGGCCCAAAAGCGCTTTGAAGTAGGGGTGATCAATGCGGTGGATTTTCAAGTGGCACAAAACAACCTTTTTAATGCTCAGGCAGATTTACTGCAAGCAAAATATGAATATATTTTCAGGGTAAAGGTATTGGACTTTTACTTGGGCAATCCCCTAACATTATAA
- a CDS encoding efflux RND transporter periplasmic adaptor subunit: MAKKKSNKLIYILGGVAGVLILFIIIGRALGWVGGAAETEVETTKASKKTIVEKVSASGVIEPETEVKLSPDVAGEIIELNISEGDSVKQNDLLVKIRPDNFISALDRTRANLNQQKANLAQSQAALKRSEALFDRAKLQYERNKSLYESNVISDSEFEQATADYVSAENDLKAAQQSVEAAEYVVKSSQASVEEANENLRLTNVFAPTDGIVSKLLVEKGERVVGTQQMAGTEMLRIADLSVMEVVVDVNENDIVRISLGDTTIIEVDAYSHTGEKFTGVVTSIANSANEKATQDAVTEFEVEIRILNESYEKLITKENRYPFRPGMTASVEIITEKKADVLSVPLAAVTTRDDIRVDSTNAESDLQEIIFMSEGNKAHLTRVKTGISDFENIEILEGIKEGEELVSGPYFVVSKQLEDGDLIKKTN; this comes from the coding sequence ATGGCTAAGAAGAAATCAAACAAATTAATTTACATTTTGGGCGGAGTCGCAGGGGTGTTAATACTTTTTATCATCATTGGAAGGGCCCTCGGGTGGGTAGGTGGAGCTGCAGAGACGGAAGTAGAAACCACCAAGGCCTCCAAGAAGACCATCGTAGAAAAAGTCAGTGCCTCTGGGGTGATCGAACCTGAGACAGAGGTGAAATTGAGCCCGGACGTAGCGGGTGAGATCATTGAATTGAACATCAGTGAAGGTGATTCTGTGAAGCAGAACGACTTATTGGTGAAAATTCGGCCTGACAACTTCATTTCTGCATTGGACAGGACACGGGCAAATCTAAACCAGCAAAAGGCAAATTTGGCCCAATCCCAGGCGGCATTGAAACGCTCGGAAGCCCTATTTGATCGGGCCAAGCTACAGTACGAGCGAAATAAGTCACTTTATGAATCCAACGTTATTTCTGATTCGGAGTTTGAGCAGGCCACCGCGGATTATGTTTCGGCTGAAAACGACCTAAAAGCTGCCCAGCAATCGGTGGAAGCTGCCGAATACGTGGTGAAAAGCTCACAAGCTTCCGTGGAGGAAGCTAATGAGAATTTGCGACTGACAAATGTGTTTGCTCCTACCGATGGGATAGTGTCCAAGCTCCTTGTAGAAAAAGGGGAAAGGGTAGTGGGTACCCAGCAAATGGCCGGTACTGAAATGCTTCGAATTGCGGACTTGAGCGTGATGGAAGTCGTTGTGGATGTCAATGAAAATGATATTGTGAGAATATCTTTGGGGGACACGACGATCATTGAAGTAGATGCTTATTCACATACCGGTGAGAAGTTTACAGGGGTGGTCACTTCCATTGCCAATTCGGCCAATGAAAAAGCGACACAGGATGCGGTGACTGAATTTGAGGTGGAAATAAGGATCCTCAACGAATCCTATGAAAAATTGATTACCAAGGAAAACAGGTACCCCTTCAGACCCGGCATGACAGCCAGTGTGGAAATCATCACTGAGAAAAAAGCAGATGTGTTATCGGTACCGTTGGCGGCAGTGACTACCAGGGATGATATTCGGGTAGATTCCACCAATGCGGAGAGTGATCTACAAGAAATTATTTTCATGTCCGAAGGAAACAAAGCTCATCTTACCCGTGTCAAAACGGGAATCTCAGATTTTGAAAATATTGAAATACTAGAGGGGATCAAAGAAGGAGAAGAGTTGGTGTCAGGGCCGTACTTTGTGGTGAGCAAACAGTTGGAAGACGGGGATCTGATCAAGAAGACCAATTGA
- a CDS encoding substrate-binding domain-containing protein, producing MKTIKITGVPEHFNFPWLKLVEEQPFKAAGYTLEWKDESKGSGAMNMALKEEKTDIAILLTESFIKDKIEDNPGKIIGYHVLSPLTWGIHVPAKSTVQRISDLEEAPFLISRYGSGSHLMTYLLAKNNGWNPETLQFDVVGNMEGALAAFSNQEPKGFLWEKFTTKPLVDSGQFRKIDEIPTPWPCFVIVAHEKLLKEHGEIIPQLLSKLYAQSKKLKATPQLPSMLSKTYQLQEPDVKEWLAQTTWATQAEMEKSTLDNTMDILRELGLIDTKVSLDTLVDTNLVKLL from the coding sequence ATGAAAACGATCAAAATAACCGGTGTCCCGGAACACTTTAATTTCCCTTGGCTAAAGCTCGTGGAAGAACAACCTTTTAAAGCTGCTGGATATACCTTGGAATGGAAGGACGAATCCAAAGGTTCTGGCGCCATGAACATGGCCCTCAAAGAAGAAAAAACAGACATTGCCATTCTTTTGACAGAAAGTTTTATCAAAGATAAGATTGAGGATAATCCTGGAAAAATCATCGGTTATCATGTGCTTTCTCCGCTTACTTGGGGGATTCATGTCCCCGCTAAATCTACCGTGCAACGTATCAGTGACCTCGAAGAAGCACCATTTCTTATCAGCCGGTACGGTTCTGGCTCGCATTTGATGACCTATTTGCTGGCCAAAAACAACGGCTGGAACCCCGAAACCCTTCAGTTTGACGTCGTCGGAAATATGGAGGGTGCCTTAGCTGCTTTCTCAAATCAGGAGCCTAAGGGTTTTCTCTGGGAAAAATTCACCACCAAGCCATTGGTAGATAGCGGTCAGTTTAGAAAAATTGATGAAATCCCTACCCCTTGGCCCTGTTTTGTCATCGTGGCGCATGAAAAACTCCTGAAAGAGCATGGTGAAATTATCCCTCAACTTCTCTCCAAGCTTTATGCACAGTCCAAAAAACTGAAAGCAACCCCACAATTGCCCTCAATGCTAAGCAAGACCTACCAACTCCAAGAACCAGATGTAAAGGAATGGTTAGCACAAACCACTTGGGCTACACAAGCTGAAATGGAAAAATCTACACTGGATAACACCATGGACATTTTAAGGGAACTTGGACTCATAGACACCAAGGTTTCTTTAGACACATTGGTAGATACGAACTTGGTTAAGTTGCTGTAA
- a CDS encoding nucleoside deaminase, whose protein sequence is MDKHLQEAIREAQKGLEEGGIPIGSVLVHKGSIIGRGHNRRIQKGSTILHGEMDALENAGRLSAKVYQESTLYTTLSPCPMCTGAILLYGIPQVVIGENLTFQGEEDLLASRGVKIIVKNDQTCIDLMKKFIHDHPDLWNEDIGK, encoded by the coding sequence ATGGACAAACACTTACAAGAGGCTATCAGAGAAGCCCAAAAAGGGCTAGAAGAAGGAGGAATTCCCATTGGATCTGTCCTCGTGCACAAAGGCAGCATCATTGGACGTGGACATAACAGGAGGATTCAAAAAGGCAGTACCATCCTCCATGGTGAGATGGATGCGCTTGAAAATGCAGGCAGGTTGTCTGCCAAGGTGTACCAAGAAAGTACCCTTTACACCACGCTCTCCCCTTGCCCTATGTGTACGGGAGCCATCCTCTTGTACGGAATACCCCAAGTCGTTATCGGCGAAAACCTTACTTTTCAGGGCGAAGAAGACTTACTCGCATCCCGAGGAGTGAAGATCATCGTGAAAAATGACCAGACATGTATTGATTTAATGAAAAAGTTTATCCATGACCACCCTGATTTATGGAACGAAGATATTGGCAAATGA
- a CDS encoding sensor histidine kinase — protein MEFSLSPYSLSLLVFAVIVLLLAVFLFTRLSKEVRWFGAMMIAVAIWAASDGIMVGMDDLEAMLWVVDVEYIGITLVPVFWLLFVLKFVGKEAWLNPRWMVCQFIFPVISMVMVWTNGLHHLHYQRAEVVEINGLFGLLTAKGPWYIIHTSYFYLAIGYGVYLLIKRYFNTKGIYQKQTLIILFGTMVPWIANILVVFQVEPFNGIDPTPHAFMVTCLIVFGGFLKVGLFDVKPIARNIVVESMRNGMLVIDGERRIVDVNPCFTKLINKKAEHVIGLHVSRLPFEWQDWERILESEDELAVEKMIVVDGVERYFEVSSKILKEGGRKYQGRLILLRDITQFIHDQQRLELQAKELMELNATKDRFLSIVSHDLRNPVHSLSQFLEMVEYGWVKDDEFRSMLPSFSKNLKDVSSFMENLLEWAQTQLKGESVEAVKIDLEEEVEAVVALFKNHLDTKGVQLKIIAGAPTYAFGDLNMMRLVIRNLISNAIKFCHKGDEIIVKLISKGSEIEVIVEDTGVGISKENVDKIFSSSFFTTTGTQNEKGTGLGLLLCKDFVEKNDGEIGVESELGKGTRFHFTIPQFEPKMASS, from the coding sequence ATGGAGTTTTCACTAAGTCCCTACTCACTCTCTTTACTGGTTTTTGCAGTAATCGTTTTGCTATTGGCAGTGTTTCTCTTTACGCGATTGAGTAAGGAGGTACGGTGGTTTGGGGCAATGATGATCGCCGTGGCCATTTGGGCTGCCAGTGATGGGATAATGGTGGGAATGGACGATTTGGAAGCCATGTTATGGGTGGTGGATGTGGAGTATATCGGCATTACCTTAGTTCCTGTCTTTTGGTTGCTTTTTGTGCTGAAGTTTGTAGGGAAAGAGGCTTGGCTTAACCCGAGGTGGATGGTTTGCCAGTTTATCTTTCCGGTCATTTCCATGGTAATGGTGTGGACCAATGGCCTTCACCATCTCCATTACCAAAGAGCAGAAGTGGTAGAAATAAATGGCCTTTTCGGGCTGCTTACAGCGAAAGGCCCGTGGTATATCATTCATACCAGTTATTTTTACCTAGCCATTGGCTATGGTGTTTACCTGTTGATCAAGCGGTATTTTAATACCAAAGGGATTTACCAGAAGCAGACGTTAATCATACTTTTTGGGACGATGGTTCCTTGGATTGCCAATATTTTAGTGGTTTTTCAGGTAGAGCCGTTCAATGGAATAGATCCCACACCACATGCTTTTATGGTAACGTGTCTGATTGTGTTTGGTGGTTTTCTCAAAGTGGGACTGTTTGATGTAAAACCCATCGCCCGTAACATTGTGGTGGAATCCATGCGGAATGGCATGTTGGTAATTGATGGTGAGCGTCGAATAGTAGATGTAAACCCTTGCTTTACCAAGCTTATCAATAAGAAGGCCGAGCATGTTATCGGCTTACATGTAAGCCGCTTACCGTTTGAATGGCAGGACTGGGAACGGATATTGGAAAGTGAAGATGAACTGGCTGTGGAAAAGATGATCGTGGTGGACGGCGTGGAGCGATATTTTGAGGTGTCCAGCAAGATTTTGAAGGAAGGAGGTAGAAAATATCAGGGAAGGTTGATCCTTTTAAGGGATATCACCCAGTTTATCCATGATCAACAGCGTCTGGAACTTCAAGCCAAGGAGTTGATGGAGCTGAATGCAACCAAAGATCGGTTTTTATCCATTGTCTCACATGATTTGCGTAATCCAGTGCATTCCCTTTCCCAGTTTCTCGAGATGGTGGAATATGGGTGGGTCAAGGATGACGAGTTCCGGTCCATGCTGCCTTCTTTTTCCAAAAACTTGAAAGATGTTTCCAGCTTCATGGAGAATTTGCTGGAGTGGGCACAGACCCAATTGAAGGGCGAGTCCGTTGAAGCGGTAAAAATAGATCTCGAGGAAGAAGTGGAAGCGGTGGTTGCATTGTTTAAAAATCACCTGGATACCAAAGGTGTACAGCTAAAAATAATCGCAGGGGCCCCAACCTATGCTTTTGGAGATTTAAATATGATGAGGCTAGTGATCCGGAACCTTATCAGCAATGCGATAAAATTCTGCCATAAAGGGGATGAAATTATCGTGAAATTGATTTCAAAGGGATCCGAAATAGAAGTGATCGTGGAAGATACAGGAGTGGGGATCTCCAAGGAAAATGTAGATAAGATATTTTCAAGCAGTTTTTTTACCACTACCGGTACCCAAAATGAAAAAGGTACTGGTTTAGGGTTATTGCTTTGTAAGGATTTTGTAGAGAAAAATGACGGGGAAATTGGTGTAGAAAGCGAGCTAGGGAAAGGTACCCGCTTTCATTTTACCATTCCACAGTTTGAGCCCAAGATGGCATCTTCGTAG
- a CDS encoding MFS transporter, giving the protein MQAQIEKKKLSFWQIWNMSFGFLGIQMGFALQNANASRILQTFGADVEHLSLFWLVAPITGMIIQPIIGHYSDRTWTKLGRRRPYFLAGAVLAAIGLVLMPNASLFVAYLPALWVGAGFLMIMDASFNVAMEPFRALVADKLPTDQRTLGFAVQTLLIGLGAVIGSWLPYVLTEWFSIPTTANEGIVPQNVLWAFIIGATILVASILWTVLRTSEYPPDELEKSAHKIDKNAQRGLSSIFTDFIKMPKTMKQLGLVQFFSWFALFSMWVFSTPALAQHVWGLPSSDRSSLEFNEAGNYVGVIFGVYNLVSALFAMTLPVIAAKIGRKMTHAICLLIGGTGLISILWVTDPEMKWVLNLSMIGVGIAWASILAMPYAILAGSIPAKKMGVYMGIFNFFITAPQILNGFIGGWIVRYIYGGQAIYALFSAGLFLILAAMLTYFVEDKDDGAIA; this is encoded by the coding sequence ATGCAAGCTCAAATTGAGAAGAAAAAATTAAGCTTTTGGCAAATCTGGAACATGAGTTTTGGCTTTCTAGGTATCCAAATGGGATTTGCCCTACAAAACGCCAATGCCAGCCGGATCCTGCAGACCTTTGGAGCAGATGTGGAACATTTGTCACTTTTTTGGCTGGTGGCACCTATTACCGGAATGATCATTCAGCCCATCATTGGCCATTACAGTGACCGCACGTGGACCAAACTGGGAAGGCGAAGACCCTACTTTTTGGCAGGAGCTGTGCTGGCCGCCATTGGCTTGGTACTAATGCCCAATGCTTCCCTTTTCGTGGCGTATCTTCCTGCACTGTGGGTGGGAGCAGGATTTCTCATGATCATGGACGCTTCATTTAATGTCGCCATGGAGCCCTTCAGGGCCTTGGTTGCGGACAAGCTTCCAACGGATCAGCGAACGCTGGGGTTTGCCGTCCAAACCCTCCTTATTGGTCTTGGCGCGGTCATCGGATCATGGTTGCCGTATGTCCTTACCGAGTGGTTTAGTATCCCCACCACGGCCAATGAGGGCATCGTCCCTCAGAATGTCCTTTGGGCGTTTATTATTGGCGCCACGATTTTGGTGGCTTCTATCCTTTGGACGGTCTTGCGCACCTCGGAGTATCCACCAGACGAGCTGGAAAAGTCAGCACATAAAATTGACAAAAACGCCCAAAGGGGGCTATCCAGTATTTTTACCGACTTTATCAAAATGCCCAAAACCATGAAACAACTGGGCCTCGTACAATTCTTTTCGTGGTTTGCGCTATTTTCCATGTGGGTATTCAGTACGCCAGCCCTTGCTCAGCATGTGTGGGGACTGCCCAGCTCAGATCGTTCGTCACTGGAATTTAATGAAGCGGGAAATTATGTAGGCGTCATATTTGGTGTCTATAACCTAGTATCTGCACTTTTTGCCATGACCTTACCGGTAATTGCCGCCAAAATAGGACGAAAAATGACTCACGCCATTTGCCTGCTGATAGGAGGAACGGGGCTTATCTCCATTTTATGGGTCACGGATCCGGAAATGAAATGGGTATTGAATTTATCCATGATCGGTGTGGGAATCGCTTGGGCCAGTATCCTTGCCATGCCCTACGCGATCCTAGCCGGATCGATTCCAGCAAAAAAAATGGGCGTGTACATGGGAATATTCAATTTCTTTATCACCGCTCCTCAAATCCTGAACGGCTTTATCGGCGGGTGGATCGTAAGGTATATATATGGCGGACAGGCGATATACGCTCTTTTCTCCGCAGGATTGTTCTTGATCCTGGCAGCCATGCTGACCTATTTTGTGGAAGACAAAGATGATGGCGCCATAGCGTAG
- a CDS encoding glycoside hydrolase family 31 protein — translation MTTVATSVNRAQNQSAGKVMSWEQTPHGIAGITDKAYFNICLYTAKIVRVQVSRTVPFTPNPYSVVASPEETPVNLHEEADFLILETKDLKIVLNKNEWALTYYDQNGNLLNQDDPAFGVSWLGTEVTNYKKLQPHEKFIGLGEKTGGIDRAGQAFVNWNTDYFAYGVNDDPLYMSIPFYIGIHQELAYGIFFDNTHKTTFNFGASNRRFSYFSADDGDMDYYFFQGDSVSEIIGGYTSLTGKLALPPKWALGFQQCRYSYYPESEVFTLAKTFRDKDMPADVIYLDIHHMKKYKVFTFDGEKFPNPKAMIKALNAKGFRVVVIMDPGIKVEKDYLPYEEGMDQDLFLKYPDGETYEGQVWPGWCAFPDFTAAKTREWWAEKMAFYTDAGVDGFWTDMNEPASWGQHTPNLINFDYEGEQVSHRKARNIYGMQMARAAQNGASTNGQERPFILTRAGFSGIQRFAAAWTGDNVASEEHMLAGIRLVNSLGISGVSFAGYDVGGFCGEASKSLFARWMSIAAFAPLYRAHSMINSNDAEPWAFGEEVEEISKNYLKLRYKMLPLWYSAFYKSTQDGLPVAKSLAIDYCFDDHVYDARFQNQYICCDALLVVPVESHKEITKAYLPEGQWYYLYNDDSYKGAQEIYVDTPINYLPVFVKGGSILPLQSPVSHTAEQHDGILRLHVYKGEGTSSYIHYEDDGVTLDYQKGKHHKRTITLDSDQQELVLSTVEGDFTSSFTALQVYFHGFSVGTATINGNQASVHREQLAFLQPITDFDPLPDNRLPYYEIEEIPVVTVPYDRDKITVIFDQ, via the coding sequence ATGACTACTGTAGCCACATCAGTTAATCGTGCCCAAAACCAGTCTGCCGGAAAAGTAATGTCCTGGGAACAAACACCCCACGGAATAGCTGGCATAACGGATAAAGCATATTTTAACATCTGTCTATATACGGCCAAGATCGTTCGTGTACAGGTATCCAGGACTGTACCGTTTACTCCCAATCCTTACAGTGTGGTGGCTTCTCCCGAAGAAACTCCTGTAAACCTCCACGAGGAAGCTGACTTCTTGATCTTGGAAACCAAGGATCTTAAAATTGTCTTAAACAAGAACGAGTGGGCACTTACCTATTACGATCAAAACGGCAATCTGCTGAATCAGGACGATCCGGCATTTGGCGTTTCATGGCTCGGTACCGAAGTCACCAATTATAAAAAACTGCAGCCCCATGAAAAATTCATCGGCTTAGGTGAAAAAACAGGAGGTATCGACCGTGCCGGCCAAGCCTTTGTAAACTGGAACACGGACTATTTTGCCTATGGCGTGAACGACGATCCCCTGTACATGTCCATTCCCTTTTACATCGGTATTCATCAGGAATTGGCCTATGGAATTTTCTTTGACAATACGCACAAAACCACCTTTAACTTCGGCGCCTCCAACCGTCGGTTTTCTTATTTCTCTGCCGATGATGGAGACATGGATTACTATTTCTTTCAAGGAGACAGCGTGTCGGAAATTATCGGTGGCTACACTTCCCTAACTGGAAAGTTAGCGTTACCGCCCAAATGGGCATTGGGATTCCAGCAGTGCCGCTACTCTTACTATCCTGAATCGGAAGTATTTACCTTGGCAAAGACCTTTCGTGACAAGGACATGCCGGCAGACGTGATCTACCTTGACATCCATCACATGAAAAAGTACAAGGTATTTACATTTGATGGTGAAAAGTTTCCCAATCCCAAAGCCATGATCAAAGCACTGAATGCTAAAGGGTTTCGTGTAGTGGTCATCATGGATCCGGGCATCAAAGTAGAAAAGGACTACCTGCCCTATGAGGAAGGCATGGACCAAGACCTCTTTCTGAAATACCCTGATGGCGAGACATACGAGGGGCAAGTTTGGCCGGGATGGTGTGCCTTTCCGGATTTTACAGCTGCCAAGACCCGTGAATGGTGGGCGGAGAAAATGGCTTTTTATACCGATGCTGGAGTGGACGGTTTTTGGACGGACATGAATGAACCGGCTTCCTGGGGCCAACATACCCCCAATCTAATCAATTTTGACTACGAAGGCGAACAAGTCAGTCACCGCAAAGCCAGGAATATCTACGGCATGCAAATGGCTCGGGCAGCTCAAAATGGTGCTTCTACAAACGGGCAGGAGCGGCCATTTATCCTGACCAGGGCAGGTTTTTCGGGCATTCAGCGTTTTGCCGCTGCATGGACAGGTGATAACGTGGCCAGTGAAGAGCATATGCTTGCCGGAATTCGACTGGTCAACAGCCTTGGCATTAGCGGTGTGAGCTTTGCTGGATATGATGTCGGAGGATTTTGTGGAGAAGCCAGTAAATCGCTCTTCGCCAGATGGATGAGCATAGCGGCCTTTGCTCCACTGTATCGTGCCCACTCGATGATCAACAGCAATGATGCAGAACCTTGGGCTTTTGGAGAGGAGGTAGAAGAAATATCCAAAAATTACCTCAAGCTCCGGTATAAAATGCTTCCGCTGTGGTACTCCGCTTTTTACAAAAGCACCCAAGACGGCCTTCCCGTAGCCAAAAGTCTTGCCATTGATTATTGCTTTGACGACCACGTTTATGACGCTCGCTTCCAAAACCAATATATTTGCTGTGATGCCTTGTTGGTAGTTCCTGTGGAAAGTCACAAGGAAATCACCAAAGCCTACCTACCGGAAGGCCAATGGTACTACTTATACAATGACGACTCTTACAAGGGAGCACAAGAGATTTACGTGGACACTCCTATCAATTACCTGCCTGTATTCGTAAAGGGAGGAAGTATTCTGCCACTACAGTCCCCCGTATCCCATACTGCCGAACAGCATGATGGAATCTTACGCCTTCACGTGTACAAAGGAGAAGGGACTTCCAGCTATATCCACTATGAGGATGACGGTGTTACGTTAGACTACCAAAAGGGAAAGCATCATAAGAGAACCATTACTTTGGACAGCGACCAGCAAGAACTGGTTCTTTCAACAGTAGAAGGTGATTTTACCAGTAGCTTTACAGCCTTACAAGTATATTTCCATGGCTTTTCGGTGGGAACGGCAACGATAAATGGTAATCAAGCCAGCGTACATCGGGAACAACTTGCCTTTTTACAACCGATCACGGACTTTGATCCACTTCCGGACAATCGCCTCCCCTATTATGAAATAGAGGAAATCCCCGTTGTTACGGTGCCATATGACCGTGATAAAATAACCGTTATTTTTGATCAATAG
- a CDS encoding ABC transporter ATP-binding protein yields the protein MLQFTNYKKSYHQNLVLTIDHLELNTAIYHLKGENGSGKSTLLETIAGIIPFEGDISVNGDDSIKRNPIAFRRIINFAEAEPTFPEFLSGLDLINLFVKGKKAPTGQAEQLIEKINIGDFMDHPIANYSSGMIKKLSLVLAFIGNPKWILLDEPLNTLDRTSRELLFRLIRQYHTQFNTGFLISSHQDLDEAMMTTHRTISIDDHHLIIHAHEPKGL from the coding sequence ATGCTTCAATTTACCAACTACAAAAAATCGTACCATCAAAACCTCGTACTGACCATTGACCATTTGGAACTGAACACTGCGATATACCATTTAAAAGGTGAAAATGGATCTGGAAAAAGCACGTTATTGGAAACTATTGCAGGTATCATCCCCTTCGAAGGCGACATCAGTGTAAATGGAGACGACAGTATCAAAAGAAATCCCATTGCTTTCAGAAGGATCATTAATTTTGCAGAGGCAGAACCAACTTTTCCGGAATTTTTAAGTGGCCTTGACCTTATTAATTTGTTTGTGAAAGGGAAAAAAGCTCCCACCGGTCAAGCAGAACAACTCATTGAAAAAATCAATATTGGTGATTTTATGGATCACCCAATCGCCAACTATTCCTCAGGAATGATCAAAAAGCTTTCGTTGGTATTGGCGTTTATCGGTAATCCAAAATGGATTTTGCTGGACGAACCACTCAACACACTGGACCGTACCAGTAGGGAATTGCTCTTCAGACTAATAAGGCAATATCATACTCAATTTAATACTGGTTTTTTAATCTCTTCCCACCAAGATTTAGATGAAGCGATGATGACAACCCATCGTACTATTTCCATAGATGATCATCACCTTATTATTCACGCGCATGAGCCTAAAGGTCTTTAA